In Rhizobium sp. BG4, the genomic stretch TTGCAGGGCCGCTTCAAAAAAGCCATCCTGTTGTGAATCAGTCATTGCAACTGATTTCGCAGCCGGAGCTTGCCGGCTGCATTGAAGAGAGGTTTTCTAATGCGGCAGAGATTTGCCATCCGTCTTCTTTCGAGCGCAGCCCTTGCAGCCGTTCTTTCGTTCGGCGCATTGACCGGCGCGCATGCGGAAGACGCGGCCAAGCCCGACGATGCCAGCAAGACCGTGATGTTCGACCCGGATACGGTTTCCACCTTCTCCGGCGCCTTCCTCGCCGCCCGCACCGCCGATGTCGACCACGACTACAAGACGGCGATCGAACTCTACAAGAAGGCCCTGCAGATCGAGCCGGGCAATCCTGAGATCCGCCAGCGCCTGATGATCTCGCTGCTGCTCAGCGGCGATTTCAAGGAAGGCGTCAAATACGCCAACGAGCTGAAGCTCGACCCGAGCATCGAGCGCGTGACGACGGTCGTACGCTCGATGGATGCCGTCGGCCGCGGCGACTACAAGGGCGCCGAAGCGATCCTGAAATATGACGGCCCGAACGATCTCGACCGGATGATGAACGACCTGCTGTCGGCCTGGGCGCGTCTCGGCGCCGGACGTGGCAAGGAAGCCCTGGCGATGGTCGAGAAGATGAAGGGACCGGACTGGTTCCGCATCTTCCAGAACTACCATGCCGGCGCAATCGCCATCGTCAACGGCAATGTCGCCTCTGCCCGCAAGCATCTGAACGATGCCGTGCTCGACAAGGATGGCGGCGCCACGGCGCCCGATACCTTCATGCGCTCGATCATGGCGCTTGCCCGCCTCGAGGCATCGCAGGGCAACAAGCAGAAGGCGCTGGACGCGATCTCCGTCGGCGACAACCTGCTGCCGAACTACGCACCGCTGAAGGCACTGCGCCAGAGCATCGAAAGCGGCGAGAAGCCGAAGCAGCAGGTCGAGAATGCCGCGCAGGGTGCGGCCGCCGTGCTGTTCTCCGTCGGCGCCGCGCTGAACCGGGATGGCGCCGAAGACATCGTCTCGCTCTACCTGCAGACCGCCAATGCGCTCGACCCCGACAGCGCCGATACGCTGGTCTTGCTCGGCGGCATTGCCGAGAAGCAGGAACAGATGGACCGCGCCATCGAATTCTACCAGAAGGTTCCGGCGGATTCGCCGATGCGCCGCATCTCTGAACTGCAGCTCGGCCTGGCACTCGCCCAGGGCGGCAAGGTGGAAGAGGCCCGCAAGCATCTGCAGCAGCTGATCGCCTCCGACCCGAAGGATATCCGCAGCTACCTCGCCTATGGCAGCGTCCTTTCCGATGCCAAGGACTATCCGGCCATGGCCGAGAACTACGACAAGGCCGTCGAGGCGATCGGCTCCCTGCCCGGCCGCGCCGACTGGACCGTATTCTTCCAGCGCGGCATTGCCTATGAGCGGCTGAAGAAGTGGGATCAGGCCGAGCCGAACTTCCGCAAGGCGTTGGAGCTCAATCCGGACCAGCCGCAGGTTCTGAACTATCTGGGCTATTCCTGGATCGACATGAACAAGAACCTCGACGAAGGCCTGACGATGATCAAGAAGGCCGTCGATCTGCGGCCTGACGACGGCTACATCATCGATTCGCTGGGCTGGGCCTACTACCGGCTCAACCGCTTCGACGATGCCGTTGCCGAGCTCGAAAAGGCCGCCGAAATCAAGGCCGGCGACGCGACGATCAACGATCACCTCGGCGATGCCTACTGGCATGTCGGCCGCAAGCTCGAGGCCGTCTATCAGTGGAACCGGGCGCTGAACTCGCAGCCCGAGGAAGCCGAGATCCCGAAGATCAAGGACAAGATCGCCAACGGCCTGAAGCCCGAGAACGACGAGGCCAAGTCCGCCGACAAGAAGCAGCCGGACCCGGCGCCGGTGACCCCGCCGCCCGTCGACAAGAAGTCCTGATAACGGATGCCGGATGCGGAGAGCCGCCGTTTCACGGTGACTGAAGACGCGCCTGCGAAAATCAATCTGGCCCTGCATGTGACGGGCCAGAGAGACGACGGCTACCATCTGCTCGACATGCTGGTGACCTTCACCAGTCACGGCGACCGGCTGAGCTTCACCGCCGCCGATGCCGACGGCTTCACCATCGGCGGGCGTTTTGCCGGCGATCTTGGTGGCGATCCCGGCAGCAATCTCGTTCTCAAGGCACGCGATCTTCTGCGCCAGGCCGTGCTTGCCCAGGGCGGCCATGCGCCGACAGTTTCCATCCATCTCGACAAGAACCTGCCGGTGGCCTCCGGGATCGGCGGCGGATCGGCGGATGCGGCTGCGGCACTGCGCGGGCTTCAGCGCTTCTGGAACGTGCGGGTGCCCGCCGATATGCTTTCGGCGCTTGCGCTGCAGCTTGGCGCCGATGTGCCGATGTGCCTGGAAAGCCGGCCGCTGATAGCGCGCGGGATCGGCGAGGAGATCGAGCGGGTGGCGCTGCCACGGCTCTTCCTGGTGCTCGCCAATCCGCTGAAGGGCGTGTCGACGCCGCAGATCTTTCGCGCACTGGCAGAGAAGAACAACCGGCCGCTCGATCTTTCGGCCGGCGACTGGATGCGGGTGATCGAGGTGAACCGCAACGACCTCGAGCCGCCGGCGCGCAGCCTGACGCCCGAGATTGCCGAGATTTCGGCCCTGCTTGCCGGGAGCGGCGCCGATCTCGTCCGCATGTCCGGCTCCGGCGCTACCTGCTTCGGGCTCTTCCCTTCCCTGCAGGCGGCGGAGGCGGCTGCGCAGCAGCTTCACAGCCAGCGGCCGGACTGGTATTTCCAGGCGACGGAAACTGTTTCGGGAGAGTGACATGCCTGGCATAGACGAGAACCGGCCGTTCATTCCCGTCGGCATCGCCGTGCTGACCGTCTCCGATACCCGCACGCTCCAGGACGACAAGTCGGGCGACACGCTCGCTGCCCGTATCGCCGAGGCCGGCCACAAGCTGATCGAGCGCGCCATCGTGCAGGACGACAGGCAGGCGATCGCAGCGCAGGTGAAGGCATGGACGGAGACCGATGGTATCGACGTTGTCATCACCACCGGCGGGACCGGCTTTACCGGACGTGACGTGACGCCGGAGGCACTGGAGCCGCTGTTCGAGAAGCGCATGGACGGCTTCTCGGAAGTCTTCCACCGGATTTCCTACGACAAGATCGGCACCTCGACGATCCAGTCGCGCGCCACGGCCGGTGTTGCCAACGCCACCTTCATCTTCGTGCTGCCCGGCTCGCCCGGCGCCTGCAAGGATGCCTGGGACGGGATCCTGAAGGCGCAGCTCGACTACCGGCACATGCCCTGCAATTTCGTGGAAATCATGCCGCGGCTCGACGAGCACCTTAAGCGCGGCGGCTGATTCTATTTGGCGGCGCGTGCCACCCAGGAAGGAATCAATTCACTGGAAAGCTGACGCAGCTTCTGGCCCTTCGGGAATTCCGACAGCCGCATGCCGCTCTTGGCCGAGGCGATCGCCTGCTTCTTGGGGACAAGATAGGCAAGCTCCAGCGGCGGCAAGGCACGGCCGACCCGCTGCAGGAACGGACGGCGATAGGCGCGCGAGGCGGTGAAACGGGCGGGCAGTTTGTTCAGCGCCACATATTCGGCGATCTCGTCGATCCAGCCTGCCTGCGGGCGCGCGCCGGGCTCGACGAAGAGCAGCCACTCGCCCCGGGCCGAACGCAATATGTCCTTGATATCCCATTGCGAATGGAAACGGCAGCCGGCAGCATCCGCCACCCGCGAGGTGCCGTCGCGCGAGCCGTGATCGAGCACCACGACATCACTTACAAGCCCTTCGACCGCGCCCGCGACCAGCACCGATAAAGTCTGCGCCAGCTCAGGTTCCTGATCCTGGCACTCCAGAACAACCGTCAACATTGCCTATTTATAATGCGCCGCACAAAATTTTGCCAGCGCGACTTTCCTCATTTTGTTCTTGCATTGTTCTCATTTTCTGATTAGGAATTTAATCATCAAGAACGGGCGAAGGCAACGCCTCCGCTGCGGGAGAATCCGATGAACGAACAGTCCCTTGCAGGGCAGGCCGCATTCGCGCCTGCCAACACGGCAGATATTGCCGAAGCGCTGATCGCCCAATCCGGCCTGCGGGTGGATGGCGAGCGCCGCCGCGGACGTGGCGCCGGGCTTAACCCGAGCGGCAGGTTCGAGCCGCAAAGCCGCGAGACGTTCGACGACGGCTGGCAGACGCTGGAAGAGTTGCCGCCGTTCCGCACCGAAGTGCAGATCGAGAAGCCGCGAACGGCGATCACCCGCAACGAGTCTCCCGACATTCCCTTCGACCGCTCGATCAACCCCTATCGCGGCTGCGAGCATGGCTGCATCTATTGCTTCGCGCGGCCGACCCACGCCTATATGGGCCTGTCGGCCGGGCTCGATTTCGAGGCGAAGCTGTTTGCCAAGCCCGATGCCGCCAAGCTCCTGGAGCGCGAGCTTGCCAAGCCCGGCTACAAGCCGCGGGTGATCGCCATCGGCACCAATACCGATCCCTACCAGCCGATCGAGAAGGAATGGCGCATCATGCGGCAGATCCTCGAAGTGCTGAACAAGGCGAGCCACCCGGTTTCGATCGTCACCAAGTCGGCGATGATCATGCGCGACATCGATATCCTCAAGGATATGGCCGCCAAGGGGCTGGTGCGCGCCTCGCTTTCGGTGACGACGCTCGACCGCAAGCTCGCCCGCACCATGGAGCCGCGCGCCTCTACGCCGCCGCGGCGGCTGGAGGCGATCCATGCGCTGAGCGAGGCCGGCATCCCGACCTCGGTGATGGCCGCACCCGTCATCCCGGCGCTGAACGACCACGAGCTGGAGCGCATTCTGGAGGCTTCGCATGCCGCCGGCGCGCGCGAGGCAGGCTATGTGCTGCTGCGGCTGCCGCTCGAAGTGTCGCCGCTGTTCCGCGACTGGCTGCTGCAGCATTATCCGGACCGCTACCGGCATGTCATGTCGCTGGTGCGCTCGATGCGCGGCGGCAAGGATTATGACGCCGAGTTCGGCAAGCGGATGAAGGGTGCAGGCCCCTATGCCTGGCAGATCTCCCGCCGCTTCGAGATGGCCACCAAGCGGCTCGGCATGGTCAGACGCAGCATGCCGCTGCGCGACGATCTCTTCGTGCCGCCGGATGGCAGCGGCGTGCAGCTGTCGCTGCTTTGAAGACTTCGCGCCCGCTGGCACGGGCGCGTGAGGAGCGTTTCGACCGGCCGGCGGGTATGCCGCCGGCAATGACGCAATACCCGCAGGCTGCCGCCGCCCTGGCTGCCTGCACACCGCGGATGGGTCCCCTGCCCCTTCGCGGCCCTAGCCCCCGGCCGCCGCCCTGTTCCGGGGGCTTGCAGGAAATCGGGTTGGCGTGCGAGGTTCAGCCGCATGAAACGTCGCACGCCACCCGATTCTCCTCTGCTTTTCGAAGACGCGCCGCTCACTCCGGATTTCAAGCTGGAACTGAAGGCCCGCAAGGCCGGTCACTGGCCGGTTGCCGGTGCCGATGAAGCCGGACGCGGGCCGCTCGCCGGCCCTGTCGTTGCCGCAGCCGTCATTCTCGACCCGAAGCGCATCCCAGAGGGGCTGAACGATTCCAAGCAGCTGTCGGCCGCCAAGCGCGAGGAGCTGTTCGTGCAGATCCTGGCAACGGCAACGGTCTCCATCGCCTCCTCCAGTGCCACCCGCATCGACGATACCGATATCCGCAAGGCGAGCCTCGACGCCATGCGCCGCGCCATCTGCGGCCTCTCCATTCCGGCGGCCTATGTGCTGACCGACGGCCTCGACGTGCCCCAGGGGCTCGACTGCCCCGGCCAGGCGGTGGTCAAGGGTGACGCCCGCTCCGTCTCCATCGCCGCCGCCTCGATCGTCGCCAAGGTCACCCGCGACCGGATGATGACCCGCGCCCACCTCGTCTTCCCCAACTACGGCTTCGCCGCCCACGCTGGTTATGGGACGGCGCAGCACCGCGCGGGGATCGAGGCGCACGGCCCGTGCCCGCTGCACCGCATGACGTTCCGGCCGTTGCGGAAGGATGGGGTGGTTGCGGTGACGGAGGAGATGTTGCGGGATTAAGGGGTAGGGTGGTTCCGCTTCTGCCGTTGCGCGCGGAGCCCCCTCATCCGCCCTTCGGGCACCTACCGGGGTCGAGCCACTGGTCTCGACCCGTCCTTCGGACCCCCGCTGGGGAAAAGGGAATTGCGCAACGTCTCGATACACCCTCCGGCCCTTGGCTGGGAAAGGGCGAACAGCCTTCTCTTCCCTCCCTTCTCCCCTCGGGGAGAAGGTGGCCCGATAGCGCCGGATGAGGGGGCTGCAGGCACCAGCCTTTGATGTTTCACACGTCCTCTATGGACCGCCCCTAGACGCGGCCCCACGTGCCACCTCGCTCCGCGGCCACCAACTTCTCCTCCCTCATTCCTGTGCCCTTAGGGCTACGCCCACGGGATGTCACAGGAATCCAGTGCGCCCCAGTCCTGGGGCGCGAGAGACTCATTGGTGCGCTGGAAGTCGTCTCGTGTCATTCACGGCGCAGACGTGCCGTGGCTGGATTCCTGTGACAAGCACAGGAATGAGGGAGGTTGGGGAGGTCTCGGTGATCCGATTGACGGCCTGCGTTGGCTGCGCGGCATGAGGGGGCCCTCCCACGGTGAACAACTGTCGCAGCAGATTGCGAGGCTGCTATAGCCGCCACACCCCAAAAACAAAAAGCCCCGCGCAATGGCGGGGCTTTTCAAAC encodes the following:
- a CDS encoding tetratricopeptide repeat protein gives rise to the protein MRQRFAIRLLSSAALAAVLSFGALTGAHAEDAAKPDDASKTVMFDPDTVSTFSGAFLAARTADVDHDYKTAIELYKKALQIEPGNPEIRQRLMISLLLSGDFKEGVKYANELKLDPSIERVTTVVRSMDAVGRGDYKGAEAILKYDGPNDLDRMMNDLLSAWARLGAGRGKEALAMVEKMKGPDWFRIFQNYHAGAIAIVNGNVASARKHLNDAVLDKDGGATAPDTFMRSIMALARLEASQGNKQKALDAISVGDNLLPNYAPLKALRQSIESGEKPKQQVENAAQGAAAVLFSVGAALNRDGAEDIVSLYLQTANALDPDSADTLVLLGGIAEKQEQMDRAIEFYQKVPADSPMRRISELQLGLALAQGGKVEEARKHLQQLIASDPKDIRSYLAYGSVLSDAKDYPAMAENYDKAVEAIGSLPGRADWTVFFQRGIAYERLKKWDQAEPNFRKALELNPDQPQVLNYLGYSWIDMNKNLDEGLTMIKKAVDLRPDDGYIIDSLGWAYYRLNRFDDAVAELEKAAEIKAGDATINDHLGDAYWHVGRKLEAVYQWNRALNSQPEEAEIPKIKDKIANGLKPENDEAKSADKKQPDPAPVTPPPVDKKS
- a CDS encoding 4-(cytidine 5'-diphospho)-2-C-methyl-D-erythritol kinase; translation: MPDAESRRFTVTEDAPAKINLALHVTGQRDDGYHLLDMLVTFTSHGDRLSFTAADADGFTIGGRFAGDLGGDPGSNLVLKARDLLRQAVLAQGGHAPTVSIHLDKNLPVASGIGGGSADAAAALRGLQRFWNVRVPADMLSALALQLGADVPMCLESRPLIARGIGEEIERVALPRLFLVLANPLKGVSTPQIFRALAEKNNRPLDLSAGDWMRVIEVNRNDLEPPARSLTPEIAEISALLAGSGADLVRMSGSGATCFGLFPSLQAAEAAAQQLHSQRPDWYFQATETVSGE
- the moaB gene encoding molybdenum cofactor biosynthesis protein B, with the protein product MPGIDENRPFIPVGIAVLTVSDTRTLQDDKSGDTLAARIAEAGHKLIERAIVQDDRQAIAAQVKAWTETDGIDVVITTGGTGFTGRDVTPEALEPLFEKRMDGFSEVFHRISYDKIGTSTIQSRATAGVANATFIFVLPGSPGACKDAWDGILKAQLDYRHMPCNFVEIMPRLDEHLKRGG
- a CDS encoding glycosyl transferase; the protein is MLTVVLECQDQEPELAQTLSVLVAGAVEGLVSDVVVLDHGSRDGTSRVADAAGCRFHSQWDIKDILRSARGEWLLFVEPGARPQAGWIDEIAEYVALNKLPARFTASRAYRRPFLQRVGRALPPLELAYLVPKKQAIASAKSGMRLSEFPKGQKLRQLSSELIPSWVARAAK
- a CDS encoding PA0069 family radical SAM protein — protein: MNEQSLAGQAAFAPANTADIAEALIAQSGLRVDGERRRGRGAGLNPSGRFEPQSRETFDDGWQTLEELPPFRTEVQIEKPRTAITRNESPDIPFDRSINPYRGCEHGCIYCFARPTHAYMGLSAGLDFEAKLFAKPDAAKLLERELAKPGYKPRVIAIGTNTDPYQPIEKEWRIMRQILEVLNKASHPVSIVTKSAMIMRDIDILKDMAAKGLVRASLSVTTLDRKLARTMEPRASTPPRRLEAIHALSEAGIPTSVMAAPVIPALNDHELERILEASHAAGAREAGYVLLRLPLEVSPLFRDWLLQHYPDRYRHVMSLVRSMRGGKDYDAEFGKRMKGAGPYAWQISRRFEMATKRLGMVRRSMPLRDDLFVPPDGSGVQLSLL
- a CDS encoding ribonuclease HII, with protein sequence MKRRTPPDSPLLFEDAPLTPDFKLELKARKAGHWPVAGADEAGRGPLAGPVVAAAVILDPKRIPEGLNDSKQLSAAKREELFVQILATATVSIASSSATRIDDTDIRKASLDAMRRAICGLSIPAAYVLTDGLDVPQGLDCPGQAVVKGDARSVSIAAASIVAKVTRDRMMTRAHLVFPNYGFAAHAGYGTAQHRAGIEAHGPCPLHRMTFRPLRKDGVVAVTEEMLRD